The sequence TGCTATGTGCATAATGCAAGCGTTACAGACCGATTCATGTGCGGTTTCATTGTTCGAGATCAAGGAATGGGCGGAGTGGTATTTTTCCAACATTGTCTCACCATCGCTATTGGGTGTAGTATCCCGTACTGCGCACTTTATCCAACTCAGAAATGCATCGTCTAGAGGAGGCAAATTGTATATTTTACCTGGAAAGTAACATTACAATTAGGACAGCCATTAACAAGATTGTTATAAAagctatctttttttttttgtaattaataaaCTAACTAATCCGAAATGAGTGATGTACGTATACTTAGTTACCTTGATTCTCCATTGCCGATACCGCACAATCCACGTGAGCTATACGCTcacaaaacaaacaaatataaGCCCCAAACAGTAGTGATATatctttttcacaaattataCATTTGCGATTGGATAAATATGTGGCTGCTAATGAATCAGAATACATGAGGGAGAGATGGTGATCATGATGCCGTCCAACTCTTATAACGCCGGGCAACGAGGCACAATCCTGGTGAATCAAGAAATTACATTGGTGACAGTGGAAGAAAAATCCCTTATGTTCTCTCCCGCACAAGTCACACAGCAGCAAAGATTCCTTGCAAATGGCAACCATCGGGTGTTCCTTGTGGCTTACGTGTTTGATCTGAATATCCAAAGGGTGGCCGCATAAAGGGTCGAGATCAAATGCATCACATTCGTCACAGTGGTAGGTGAAATTCTTGCATAGGTTCCCGCATTTGCTACACCTGCAATCCTCATGATCTGGCTTTTCACGCAAACCAAGATCATGTGTGTGTAAGTGTAAGCGATTGCCTGGAAGACTCAACCTGTCGGGAAGCCGCGTGCATGGTTCGTGGAGATAAAAACTGCAACCTTGAACGGTGCAGATGTAAGAAGGGCTCGACAACACACGCAGCCCACATGCATTGCAACAAAATGGAATCTCCTCTGATTCCTTAAATATCAAAGGATGCTGATGAGCAAAATGTTCAATCTCCTTCCTTCTTTCCTCCATATCTCTCTACGTATCGATGTGTctgtgtatatataaatatatatataatgattgTTGTTTTTGGTCTGGTGATGGCATTTCACATTTTTGTTGATTGATATATAAATAGGCTTGGATTAAGGGAATCGTTCACAAAGTTTTATTCTTTGAGTGTGATTTCGGCAAATCAAATTCCTTCCACTTTTTGACTGAAGCAACAAAGATTTTAGCTTGTTTTATTTGCTTCAATCTTCAGATACAATATTAAAGGAATCGAGGGATAATATAGTTTCTTAAAGACACTTTTCCTACCTAATGAATTTATGTCTTTATACCCCTTTAACTTGATGTTTAACTCGTATATCAAGCAACaaactaaatttattatatacatatatctttatttcaataaacttttataaaatttacaaggaagaatcaagaaatttttttaaaaaaaaaaaattctcgttTTGGGTCCGAATTCCTTTGGCaacatcaaaatattttcaagaactaacaagttttatatttaattagatGGTTGAAATACttgttatatttaaaaatgactATTCTTTTACGAAAAAATTTTTTAacactataatatttttcttttataaaaagAAGAGAAAGTAAAATTAAAGACATccgacacaaaaaaaaaaaggaaaagaagacgaattaaaaataaaaattagtaaCAGTTTTTTTCCTCTCGGAGAAAAAACctcctttattatttaaaagcaagcacaaatatgaaattatagaatttcaaaggatgtaaggtccaataattaataagaGATCAAATGTCATTGCATTCAGTTTGATACCATTGATTTATCAATTGGTTGACAATTTTTGGTTTTAAATTCATTGATTTTTTCACTCATTCAGTACAGTTGTAATTCACTCTATATGTACACCTAATATCGAAAGACGAATAAAGCTAAAAGAAACCGAATTAAGCCGAATATGGCTTCTAGTATACTTGTACATGGCCAGTTTAGTGGAAAAATCCCTATATCTGCAAATCATGATGGATCGAAGTTACTGCTGCCATTAACTACTGAGATAATGGTTGTTAAGATATGAGAATCaagaaatttaaaacaaaatctTCTCATTTTGGGTTGgaaacatcaaaatattttcaagaactaacaagtttatatatttagttaCATGGCAGTAATGCCTagtatatttcaaaattattatatttataagacaattttttttttttttgaagaatagaattttcttttattaaaagAAGAGAAAGTAAAAGAGATCCGACACACAAAAATGTGTAATTAGTagataacttttaatttattttaatggatTGCAGATAGAATAGTTGTTGATTCTTTtaaagatttgcaacaattaaAACCTTGCACAAAAATTCAAAGGAAACAAGATTCCCAATAATTAATGAGAGAAATGCTATTAATATTATCTATTATCAAGAAATAATAAGAGAACAGTATCTTTCAATCTCTTTTTGGGCTTGTTGATAACAATTTTCTGGCCCACTTAACTTTTATTCATCGGCCCATTATGTATCCACATGTAGATCACGGTATTTGGGCTCCCATCCTTCGGGCCACGAAGCATTCCTTTGAATCCCAGGAGGCAAACAAAAGAGAGTAGATTTTGGTATGAAGACGACGAAGGTGGCATCCGAGGACGAAGAAGGTGGCATCCGAGGACGGAGAAGAATCTACCAATTCGTGTTTTTATTTCTTGTCTCTTATATTGATGATTATGTTGAAGAATATGCTTTGTTATTCTATCATTTACGTCACGaactaatttaattttttagaagAACGGTGTATCTTGACTTGAAATTATGATCGTTATATGTTGTTTTTGTGATTAATGCTTTCGATTTACTAATCAaagattaaataataaaatatatagaatCTATCACTCAGTAGAGAAAGTTTTGAATAAGATATATAGTAGGAAAATCATTGTGCGTTTGCTATCATTTGATGCTTGACTTTCTTTATAagaatattgaaattgaaattgaaattagaTAGATAAGTTCTATTCATTAATTGAGTAGCTTCATACTTAAAAGAAAGATTAAAATACAAATCAAGTTATTGAATGAAAATCAAATATTGAGAAGTAACGAAACTAAAAAATCCGACCACTTTATTGAAATCTCTTccgaaaaatattaataaaaagtaTCAACTAAAATTCTAAACAATTATATTAGTCAATATGTAATAGGAGGGCTTAGGTTGACCCGCGGCCTTAGATGAGCCAACCTGCACGAGTTGCGAGCTTAGGAGGCCAANTTAAGCCTGAAGGTAAGTAATTTTCTTCATGAATTATGATTTATTTCCATTTTAAATCTTCTTTATAAATacacatttatatttatatttgtagaTTAATATATCAAAGGATCCTcactgaaaattaaattaacttGTGATATGGGCACTGTAATGTGCTTAGagatcatattaattaaatatataactaaAGCACACATCGCAtgatttaaattctttaatgagttataattgaattatgagttttatataaattttatgcgCGGCTTGTGTAATTAATAAGTGGATAGTCtaaggaaataaaataaattgtgaaTAGAGCTTGAATGTGTGGACCgttgaaatataaaattcattGTTTTTTGGGAGTTCTTTGTCATTTGATTTTTAGTTTGTTATTTTGACTCAAAGAATTCTTTGATTTTGTAGTTTATACAATTATAGAGACTAAAAGTGTAGTTTCTACAATAATTATCTCCGATGAATAATGTCGCAAGATAGACTAAATGAGCTAACTTTGTTGTCGATTGATAAAGAAATGGTCTGACAATTGGATTACAcaaatttgataaaaattttCGCTTCTAAA comes from Primulina huaijiensis isolate GDHJ02 chromosome 5, ASM1229523v2, whole genome shotgun sequence and encodes:
- the LOC140976297 gene encoding uncharacterized protein encodes the protein MEERRKEIEHFAHQHPLIFKESEEIPFCCNACGLRVLSSPSYICTVQGCSFYLHEPCTRLPDRLSLPGNRLHLHTHDLGLREKPDHEDCRCSKCGNLCKNFTYHCDECDAFDLDPLCGHPLDIQIKHVSHKEHPMVAICKESLLLCDLCGREHKGFFFHCHQCNFLIHQDCASLPGVIRVGRHHDHHLSLMYSDSLAATYLSNRKCIICEKDISLLFGAYICLFCERIAHVDCAVSAMENQGKIYNLPPLDDAFLSWIKCAVRDTTPNSDGETMLEKYHSAHSLISNNETAHESVCNACIMHIAPPYYSCSQSACDFLLHKFCADLPLVILDLYDNSRDLVFPRCDEFFSLFFCQLCSRLGNGFGYYRSNIVHLQCALAPLVINHDSHKQHPLIWGGGEWFEDFVSCCDQINPYCYDLYSCTQCRFCVHIRCALLPKTVTHKFDKHPLTLITDSSAVPDLGDDHFCEFCEKDVNPRYWFYRCIECDHSFHVECIPSTGRYSRIKFGGTVVLNNCHGDHPLTLVRMLSVGSQTCGFCNEIIEGFKDGMALHCDKCDFWVHFICGSNSSGATVSNPYQDIKHFLYTYRFNVVEF